Below is a genomic region from Miscanthus floridulus cultivar M001 chromosome 1, ASM1932011v1, whole genome shotgun sequence.
CCCTGGGCGTTCATGCTCGCCTGCGCCGGCTACGTCGTCACCATGTTCGCAGACGTCGCCATCTCCTACGTCGTCTCACGGGGCCGCACCGCCGCCGGGTCCGGCTCCTCCGCTGCAGGTCAGTAACAAGAGTCACGTGTCAGCTCTCAGCTTCTGGTTTCTGACAGTTGGGGTTGGGCTAGCTGGACGGTGTACTGACTGCTGTGAATGTGGCCGCTGGGGGTTGGGTTGAATGCGCTCGCCATTTTTTCCTGTTGCCGCTTGCCGGGTGGGTGCAACTAGCACATGCTGCAAATTCAGATCGGTGGTGGTGGGGACTTGGGGTTCTGGGTTAAATTTTTACTCTTTTCATTCGTTACTATGCTAGTGTATTGTAAAACTCGATCCGCGGGGGGCGACGTCGCACCGGGTATTTCactaagaagaagatcttctcacggtGATCGAGAAAATCCCCGAACCCCGCCCAACCTATATACAACGGCACCGCATCCACCCATATACAGCGGCACCGCGTCCCCATGAGACGGGACGGTCACAGGCCTGTATTTTGGCATCCCCGAACCCCGCCCAACCTATATACAGCAGCACCGCATCCACCCATATACAGCGGCACCGCGTCCCCGTGAGACGGGACGGTCACAGGCCTGTATTTtggcgtgggacagacgaggggattttttttaccTCAGGCCTAAAATTCGCCCCCGAGGGGAatcgaactcaggacctgaggGGTGCTTCAGGAAGCTCCGACCATCTGGTCTAGAAGCCCTTTGGCATGCTAGTGTATTGTAGTAGTACAACACTGCATAACCTAAACCAATTGCCTATTGGAAAACGGAAATGATTGGGCTCTTACTCTTGTTTTTGGTCTGACTGCACGTTGCAAGATCACGTATAAAAGGCACAGACTGCAAGTTCAGGTTTATGCAGTTTGCAGCAATCCTATTCTTGAGAGTTTTATTTCCCTTAGTACAATCGACACATAGACAGACTGATTAATGGATGGTATAGTTAGAGTAGTGGAACGAAACAGAAATCTCAACTGTTGTGACAAACTGAGAGCTATCCAGTTCACCTCTGCGTGGAATCAATCTATGCTCAAGTCTGAACTCTGAATAGTCAGTCATCAGCGGAAGTCTGTCTGTCCCTCTCTACAGTACTGTATTTTCATTGTCATATTTCCTCTATATTGAAATTTTAGGATGCTTAGACTTCTACGATTCATTTTCTCTTTTTTGACTCTTTCAATAGGGTTGGAGGAGGGCAAGATGAGAACCACAAATGGCACAATCTCTGACCCCACGCCACCTGTAAGTTACTACAACCTGCTTCAGTTTCTGAATTCATTATGTGACCATGACAACACCTGCTCTTGCAACAACAATATATAATACAGTCCACTCCCAAGAAAGAGAGTAAAAAAGAACAGCACTAGGAGTATCTTACAGTCGCTCGGTGTGCAGAATCTTGTGACCTTTGTCACCATTTGGTTTGTGCTCTTCGCGTGCAGGAGACGCACGGATCTGATCACTCGGCCGCATCCATGCTGCGCAACGCGAGCACCCTCGGTGACAGCGTGCTGCTCATAGTCGCCCTCTGCTTCCACTCCGTCTTCGAAGGCATCGCCATCGGGGTCGCCGGTAAGGCTAAGCCAGATAGAGATTGGGATGTACATATACGGATGCTTTGTTCCCTTCCAACTTGCAGATGACGCGTAGAAATTTCTTTACGTTCATTCCGGGGCTATCAGAAGACGTCACCGTCATGTCACGGGCTAAGCTGCCAAACTTAGTTTAGTCTGAGTACTGAGTAGAAGATTAGATGCCCAACGTTTGGCACAAATGAGATGCATGACATGGACGTATGGCATACTTGCTAGGAAGGATGGACTCAATCTGAAGTCTCAACTGAACACCGGTTACTGTTGGCCCTCTGGATCTTCGGAACGAACGGTTGAGCCGACCACTCACCGGCGTTGCCGaccacactatggctagaggtagaagaaggtatTGAGAACAGCTCACACATACACTCTGCAcgagcaccagcgttggccgaagctctCCGCTATAGCTCTGAACCAGAGCCGCTCTGAACCAGAGCTCTATAGTCTGAATGTGGCAACTGAACTGTTTATTCCATTGCCCTTTGGatggaatatatacaactctagttgTACCTCTAtcaggtacatagttgttggccaactacctactcctgagtacaagagtacaccaactacctacttctAAGGTACATGGTACaacaactacctactcctaaggtacagagtATACAAACTACTCATAGTAGTACAAAGCCTACCTCAGCCTACTACCAAGACATGGCTGATataatagctaccaactaatgtactagaggtggCCTATTGTCATACTGCTGCAGCTACAGGAACTGGTCGGCAGAGCCGAGCAGTCCCCAACTCCCAACAGGGAGTGGTCGGCCGAGCCGACCAGTCTCCAACCAAGGAGAAATGGgaagcagcagattatgtctaacaGTTAAGTTAGTTCTTAGCTTGATTCTAGTGATAGATGTCATGGTTGTGACTAAGGacctgtttggttccaaataagtcacctacttataagttaaaaagtgaaataagtgactgattttcccaaacaccaccaacttataagtcactcctgcttataagaaataagctggttcacccctgcttaaaacttataaccACCTTTTTTCCGCGTGGagcccacacctttcacttaacaGGCATAAGCTTATAAGTCACctacaaccaaacaggcatgacttataagtcactggttttcagtcacctgacttatggaactaaacagggcctaagaccAAGTATAATCTGTCCTAGGCTCTCTTGTCAAATTTGCGCTAGTGTGTCGCTGTTCGGTCAGATCGAAAAGAGCCTACAGATTCAGCACAACCAGAATAATAGGTTGATCATTCTTCCAAACCAACCGTTTTGCTGACCTTTCCTGATATTTGTCCGCACGATGTTTCAGTTCAGTCGTTGTCATGCATACTTTTACTTGTTCTGAATCTTAGGTTTAAATGTCCATCCGGACACTCTGAAGTTGTCTTCCTGACATGCCCTTCAGCGTCCACTTCAACAGTCCGAATGTCAAGATCACCATTTCGTCTGAATTCTGAAGGCATTTCAAGTGCTCTCTTCCTTGGCATTTCGGAACCCGTTTCAATCAATTTAAACCGAGAGGCTGGTATTGTTTGAAAATCAGTGCACAATTCTGAGTTTCTCGTAGTCACCAAAAAAAAAATGAGTTTCTCGTAAACATAGCATCTCCAATTCTTGGTTAAGCTTAACAGTTGCAGAACATTGCTAAGTGCTAGTAACTGTCTGAGACTCTGACCttattacgaaactaattattgAACCTGCAGAGACGAAGGCTGACGCATGGAAGGCGCTGTGGACCATCAGCTTGCACAAGATCTTCGCGGCCATCGCCATGGGCATCGCGCTGCTCCGGATGCTCCCCAACCGGCCCCTCCTCTCCTGCTTCGCCTACGCCTTTGCGTTCGCCATCTCTAGTCCCATCGGCGTCGGCATCGGCATCATCATCGACGCCACCACGCAGGGCCGGGTGGCCGACTGGATCTTCGCCGTCTCCATGGGCCTCGCCACGGGCGTCTTCGTCTACGTCTCCATCAGCCACCTCCTCTCCAAAGGGTACCGGCCCCGGAGGCCCGTCGCCGTCGACACGCCAGTCGGGAGGTGGCTCGCCGTCGTGCTCGGCGTGGCTGTCATCGCCGTCGTCATGATATGGGACACCTGACCTGATGAGAGACACGTACATAAGGGTGGATTGTTCTGGACTTCTAGGGGGTTGGTTCTTGCACGAGGCATCGGATTATTCGGATATGTTGTACCAGACTCTTTTTAGCTGATATGCTATAAACACTACAACGGTATATACATATTCGTGATTCGTGACAAATTTCAATACTTCTTGGGTTCTCAATTTGGGAGTTAAGTGGCTGCCGGAAAACTTATCCTTTGGGGTAGATCATCTCGAGGCAAGGTTAGGGACTAGGGCGTCC
It encodes:
- the LOC136542184 gene encoding zinc transporter 2-like; the protein is MARGRATNAHLLVLCLSLAATAWAHGGGGDSDSDDADADAGDGGARPDLRARGLVEAKLWCLAVVFAGTLLGGVSPYFMRWNEAFLALGTQFAGGVFLGTALMHFLSDADETFGDLLPDSGYPWAFMLACAGYVVTMFADVAISYVVSRGRTAAGSGSSAAGLEEGKMRTTNGTISDPTPPETHGSDHSAASMLRNASTLGDSVLLIVALCFHSVFEGIAIGVAETKADAWKALWTISLHKIFAAIAMGIALLRMLPNRPLLSCFAYAFAFAISSPIGVGIGIIIDATTQGRVADWIFAVSMGLATGVFVYVSISHLLSKGYRPRRPVAVDTPVGRWLAVVLGVAVIAVVMIWDT